Proteins from one Niallia circulans genomic window:
- the pyrF gene encoding orotidine-5'-phosphate decarboxylase, whose product MHNSLIIALDFPNKTEVFNFLDRFNGEKLFVKVGMELFYQEGPNIVRELKEQGHQVFLDLKLHDIPNTVKSAMRNIAGLGADLVNVHAAGGIRMMESALEGLDAGTPAGQKRPFAIAVTQLTSTSQQEMQEWQQIKLPLLESVAHYAAITKQAGMDGVVCSPLEAGMIRDRLGADFLTVTPGIRLSSDDVQDQVRVATPGSARESGVSAIVVGRSITRAQNPYDSYQLFKTEWEGVTL is encoded by the coding sequence ATGCACAACTCGCTTATAATCGCACTTGATTTTCCAAATAAAACAGAGGTTTTCAACTTCTTAGACCGCTTTAATGGCGAAAAGCTGTTTGTTAAAGTAGGCATGGAGCTTTTCTATCAAGAAGGCCCAAATATTGTTCGCGAACTAAAGGAACAAGGTCATCAAGTATTCCTTGACTTGAAGCTGCACGATATTCCAAACACAGTAAAAAGCGCGATGCGCAATATTGCAGGCCTTGGAGCAGATCTTGTCAATGTGCATGCTGCAGGAGGAATCCGCATGATGGAGAGCGCTCTTGAAGGTCTTGATGCAGGAACGCCAGCAGGGCAGAAACGCCCATTTGCAATAGCTGTTACACAGCTGACAAGCACATCACAGCAAGAAATGCAGGAATGGCAGCAAATTAAGCTTCCATTACTTGAGTCTGTTGCGCATTATGCAGCAATTACAAAGCAGGCAGGCATGGATGGGGTCGTTTGTTCTCCATTAGAGGCAGGGATGATCCGAGATCGTCTTGGCGCGGATTTTTTGACAGTAACACCAGGTATCAGGCTGTCATCAGATGATGTACAAGACCAAGTCCGTGTAGCAACACCAGGCTCAGCAAGAGAATCAGGGGTATCGGCCATTGTCGTCGGCAGATCGATAACACGTGCGCAAAACCCGTATGACAGCTATCAATTGTTTAAAACAGAATGGGAAGGTGTAACACTATGA
- a CDS encoding dihydroorotate dehydrogenase: protein MNRLNIELPGLNLKNPIMPASGCFGFGREYSNLYDLSKLGAIMIKATTVEPRFGNPTPRVAETNSGMLNAIGLQNPGLEKVMGEELPWLSSFDVPIIANVAGSLEEDYIAVAKEISKAPNVAALELNISCPNVKTGGIAFGTIPEVAKNLTKKVKEVSQKPVYVKLSPNVTNIVEMAKAVEMGGADGLTMINTLLGMRLDLRTGNPVLANKSGGLSGPAIKPVAIRMIYEVSQHVNLPIIGMGGVSCAEDVLEFFYAGASAVAVGTANFVDPFICPTIIDELPALMDKYGINHISECTGRSWGKNAQLAYNRT, encoded by the coding sequence ATGAACAGATTAAATATCGAGCTGCCAGGCTTAAATTTAAAAAATCCAATTATGCCTGCTTCAGGCTGCTTCGGGTTTGGGCGTGAATACAGCAATCTTTATGATTTAAGTAAATTAGGCGCCATTATGATTAAAGCAACAACAGTCGAGCCGAGATTTGGAAATCCAACACCTCGGGTTGCGGAAACCAATTCAGGCATGTTAAATGCGATTGGCTTGCAAAATCCAGGCTTAGAAAAGGTAATGGGTGAAGAATTACCATGGTTAAGTTCTTTTGACGTGCCGATTATTGCTAATGTGGCAGGCTCTCTAGAGGAAGATTATATTGCGGTTGCCAAAGAAATTTCCAAGGCGCCAAATGTAGCAGCTTTAGAGCTTAATATATCTTGTCCAAATGTAAAAACAGGCGGTATTGCCTTCGGAACGATTCCAGAGGTAGCCAAAAACTTAACAAAAAAGGTGAAGGAGGTTTCGCAAAAGCCAGTTTATGTGAAGCTTTCACCAAATGTCACGAATATCGTTGAGATGGCAAAAGCAGTAGAAATGGGCGGTGCAGACGGTCTGACTATGATTAATACACTACTTGGCATGCGCCTTGATTTAAGAACAGGCAATCCTGTGCTTGCAAATAAGTCTGGAGGCTTATCAGGACCAGCGATTAAGCCTGTTGCAATCCGCATGATTTATGAGGTGAGCCAGCATGTTAATCTGCCAATAATCGGCATGGGCGGTGTTTCATGTGCAGAGGATGTGTTAGAATTTTTCTATGCAGGTGCAAGTGCTGTAGCAGTCGGCACGGCAAACTTTGTAGATCCATTCATCTGTCCAACCATCATCGATGAACTGCCAGCACTAATGGACAAATACGGAATTAATCACATCTCAGAATGTACTGGAAGGAGCTGGGGAAAGAATGCACAACTCGCTTATAATCGCACTTGA
- the pyrE gene encoding orotate phosphoribosyltransferase — MKQSIAEQLLEIKAVFLQPNDPFTWSSGLKSPIYCDNRLTLSYPKVRKDIAQGLADLIKEHFPETEIVAGTATAGIPHAAWVSDVLNLPMAYVRSKAKEHGKGNQIEGKAEKGQKVVVVEDLISTGGSVITAVNSLREAGCDVLGVVSIFTYELPKGKELLADAKIESHSLTDYTALLEVAEQNGYIKESDIASLQAWKENPGEWGK; from the coding sequence ATGAAGCAAAGCATTGCAGAACAATTATTAGAAATTAAAGCGGTATTTCTACAGCCAAACGATCCATTTACGTGGTCTTCAGGTTTAAAGTCACCAATTTATTGTGATAACCGTTTAACATTGTCTTATCCAAAGGTGCGCAAAGACATCGCGCAAGGCTTGGCAGATTTAATTAAAGAGCATTTCCCAGAAACAGAAATAGTGGCAGGCACAGCAACTGCAGGTATCCCTCATGCGGCATGGGTAAGTGATGTGCTTAATTTACCAATGGCATATGTTCGTTCGAAAGCAAAAGAGCATGGTAAAGGAAACCAAATTGAAGGCAAAGCAGAAAAAGGCCAAAAGGTTGTCGTTGTCGAGGATTTAATTTCAACTGGCGGCAGTGTCATCACAGCAGTTAACAGTCTTCGTGAAGCTGGGTGTGACGTGCTTGGAGTTGTATCGATCTTTACATACGAGCTGCCAAAAGGCAAAGAATTGCTTGCAGATGCTAAAATCGAAAGCCATTCTTTGACAGACTATACAGCACTTCTTGAGGTAGCAGAGCAAAACGGCTATATTAAGGAAAGTGATATTGCGAGTCTGCAGGCATGGAAGGAAAACCCTGGAGAGTGGGGCAAGTAA
- a CDS encoding Rqc2 family fibronectin-binding protein, which yields MSFDGLFTRAMASEISANLKGGRINKVQQPFSNEIVLIVRANGKNQKLLLSVHPSYARIQLTQETYENPKEPPMFCMLLRKHLEGYFIENIYQIENERMIVLEVKGRNEIGDISYKKLIIEVMGRHSNVILVDQEKNTILDSIKHVSYAVNSHRAILPGYEYIAPPAQEKMNPLEATEEDVLKTIDFNGGKLDKQLVQHFSGLSPLFSKEIIYKSGLANRSTLPAAFAAAMKTVKNEQYAPAIMITENKEYFYFVPIEHVGGEVKNFPTLSEMLDRFYFGKAERDRVKQQSNDLERFIQNERDKNSKKISKLERTLSEAETADQYQLLGELLTANLYAAKKGMEKLEVINYYDPEGSSMEIELNPRLSPSENAQKYFTRYQKAKNSVDIIKEQINLAETELEYFEALYHQILTASPKDIQEIREELIEEGYLRERQKKQLKKSQNAKPVLDQYTYDDTEILVGKNNKQNDYLTNKVAARDEIWLHTKDIPGSHVVIRSKNPAEETILQAAKLAAYFSKARQSSSVPVDFTLVRHVKKPSGAKPGFVIYDNQQTVYVTPDEETVISLKK from the coding sequence ATGTCATTTGATGGTTTATTTACTAGAGCAATGGCTTCGGAAATCTCTGCAAATCTTAAAGGTGGGAGGATAAATAAGGTACAGCAGCCTTTTTCTAATGAAATTGTCTTGATTGTTCGGGCGAACGGCAAAAATCAGAAGCTGCTCCTTTCTGTCCATCCAAGTTATGCAAGAATCCAGCTTACTCAAGAAACTTACGAAAATCCAAAGGAACCGCCAATGTTCTGTATGCTGCTTCGCAAGCATTTAGAAGGTTACTTTATTGAAAATATATACCAGATTGAAAATGAACGGATGATTGTCCTTGAAGTAAAAGGACGTAATGAAATCGGTGATATTTCTTATAAAAAACTGATCATTGAAGTAATGGGAAGACATAGTAATGTCATCTTAGTGGATCAAGAGAAAAACACGATTTTGGATAGCATTAAGCATGTTTCCTATGCCGTTAACAGCCATCGGGCGATATTGCCGGGGTACGAATATATCGCACCGCCTGCACAAGAAAAAATGAATCCGCTTGAGGCAACAGAAGAGGATGTTTTAAAAACGATTGATTTTAATGGCGGGAAGCTGGATAAACAGCTAGTTCAGCATTTTTCTGGATTGTCACCACTATTTTCTAAAGAAATAATCTATAAATCAGGGTTGGCGAACAGATCGACATTGCCTGCTGCTTTTGCTGCAGCAATGAAGACTGTGAAAAACGAACAATACGCTCCTGCCATCATGATCACAGAGAATAAGGAATACTTTTATTTCGTTCCGATCGAGCATGTCGGCGGTGAGGTAAAAAACTTTCCTACATTAAGCGAGATGCTCGACCGCTTTTATTTCGGAAAGGCAGAAAGAGATCGGGTTAAACAGCAAAGCAATGATTTAGAACGCTTCATTCAAAATGAACGGGATAAAAACAGCAAAAAAATAAGCAAGCTTGAAAGAACCTTATCAGAAGCTGAAACAGCAGATCAATATCAGCTCCTTGGCGAACTGCTGACTGCTAATTTATATGCGGCAAAAAAGGGGATGGAAAAGCTTGAGGTCATTAACTATTATGACCCTGAAGGAAGCAGTATGGAAATTGAGTTAAATCCAAGACTGTCACCGTCTGAAAATGCCCAAAAATATTTCACACGTTATCAAAAGGCAAAAAACTCAGTTGATATTATTAAGGAGCAAATTAACCTTGCAGAAACAGAGCTTGAGTATTTTGAAGCATTGTATCACCAAATCTTGACAGCTTCTCCTAAGGATATTCAAGAAATTCGCGAGGAGCTTATAGAGGAAGGCTACTTAAGAGAAAGACAGAAAAAACAGCTCAAAAAATCACAAAATGCGAAGCCTGTTCTTGACCAGTATACTTATGATGACACAGAAATATTAGTTGGCAAAAACAACAAGCAAAATGATTATTTGACTAATAAAGTAGCGGCAAGAGATGAAATTTGGCTGCATACGAAGGATATTCCCGGTAGTCACGTTGTTATTCGCAGCAAAAATCCAGCAGAGGAAACCATTCTTCAAGCAGCAAAGCTTGCGGCCTATTTCAGTAAGGCTAGACAGTCTAGTTCTGTGCCAGTAGACTTTACACTCGTCCGCCATGTAAAAAAACCGAGCGGGGCAAAGCCAGGCTTTGTTATTTACGATAACCAGCAAACTGTATATGTTACACCAGATGAAGAAACAGTCATTTCTTTAAAAAAGTAA
- a CDS encoding dihydroorotate dehydrogenase electron transfer subunit: MIKNEKCTVVSHKEIAENIMELTLKGELVHEMNGPGQFVHVKVADGFDPLLRRPISISKINHEDNTFTMIYRAEGKGTKALAQKQAHELVDVLGPLGNGFPVDEATEGETALLVGGGIGVPPLYELAHQLTANGVKVIIVLGFQTASAAFYEEKFARFGATFVATVDGTLGEKGFVTDVIQQENLKYDILYTCGPTPMLRNLEQNFAGDRAYISLEERMGCGIGACFACVCHMQDDPTGISYKKICTDGPVFRAGEVVI; the protein is encoded by the coding sequence ATGATCAAAAATGAAAAATGCACCGTGGTTTCACACAAAGAAATAGCAGAAAACATTATGGAGCTCACCCTAAAAGGTGAGCTTGTTCATGAAATGAACGGACCAGGCCAATTTGTGCATGTTAAGGTTGCAGACGGCTTTGATCCATTGTTAAGAAGACCTATAAGCATTTCGAAAATAAACCATGAAGATAACACCTTCACAATGATTTACAGAGCAGAAGGAAAAGGGACGAAAGCATTAGCACAAAAACAAGCACATGAGCTTGTTGATGTGCTTGGACCACTTGGAAACGGCTTCCCTGTTGATGAAGCTACTGAAGGGGAAACGGCATTGCTAGTCGGCGGCGGCATCGGTGTGCCACCATTATATGAGCTTGCCCATCAATTGACTGCAAACGGAGTTAAGGTTATTATCGTGCTTGGCTTCCAAACGGCATCAGCAGCATTTTATGAAGAGAAATTCGCTCGATTTGGTGCAACCTTTGTCGCAACAGTGGATGGGACTTTGGGGGAAAAAGGGTTTGTCACAGATGTCATTCAACAAGAAAATCTCAAGTATGATATTCTTTACACATGTGGCCCAACCCCAATGTTACGAAATCTCGAACAGAATTTTGCAGGAGACAGAGCCTATATTTCCTTAGAGGAGCGGATGGGCTGCGGCATCGGTGCATGCTTTGCGTGTGTATGCCACATGCAGGATGATCCAACAGGCATTTCCTACAAAAAGATTTGTACAGATGGCCCAGTATTCAGAGCAGGGGAGGTAGTCATATGA
- a CDS encoding dihydroorotase: protein MSMIIKNGQLLNEKGEFITQDILIRDGVIVEIAPQLETAADEIIDANGKLVAPGFIDVHVHLREPGGEKKETIATGTMAAARGGFTTIANMPNTRPVPDTVENFQSLMNRIKETANVHVRPYAAITIRQLGADITDFKALKELGAFAFTDDGVGIQEAGKMLEAMKLAASLDMAIVAHCEDNTLINKGCVHEGEFSKANNLNGIPSVCESVHIARDVLLAEAAGCHYHVCHISTKESVRVVRDAKRAGINVTAEVSPHHLLLCDEDIPGIDTNYKMNPPLRGKEDRAALIEGLLDGTIDFIATDHAPHTAEEKAQPIELAPFGIVGSETAFPLLYTNLVKKGIISLQQLISFLTNKPAETFKLDTGTLAVGHVADIVIVDLEDSETINPENFLSKGRNTPFAGYVCQGWPETTIVAGKIAWRKESVHA, encoded by the coding sequence ATGTCAATGATTATCAAAAATGGCCAGTTGCTTAATGAAAAAGGGGAATTTATTACACAAGATATTCTAATTCGAGACGGAGTTATTGTTGAAATAGCACCACAATTGGAGACAGCAGCAGACGAAATCATTGACGCAAACGGAAAGTTGGTTGCACCAGGCTTCATTGATGTTCATGTACATTTACGTGAGCCGGGCGGAGAGAAGAAGGAAACAATCGCAACAGGAACGATGGCAGCTGCTAGAGGCGGATTTACAACAATTGCCAATATGCCAAACACTCGTCCGGTTCCAGATACAGTCGAGAATTTCCAAAGCTTGATGAACCGCATTAAAGAGACAGCGAATGTACATGTTCGCCCATATGCAGCAATTACAATCAGACAATTAGGTGCAGACATAACAGATTTTAAAGCATTAAAGGAACTTGGCGCATTTGCATTCACAGATGATGGTGTTGGTATCCAAGAAGCAGGCAAAATGCTTGAAGCAATGAAGCTTGCAGCAAGCCTTGATATGGCGATTGTAGCTCACTGCGAGGATAACACACTTATCAATAAAGGATGTGTCCATGAGGGAGAGTTTTCTAAGGCTAATAACCTTAATGGAATTCCATCTGTCTGTGAATCTGTACATATAGCAAGGGATGTTTTACTTGCAGAGGCAGCAGGCTGTCATTACCATGTTTGCCATATCAGCACAAAAGAATCAGTCCGCGTGGTGAGAGATGCGAAAAGAGCAGGAATCAATGTGACGGCAGAGGTTTCACCACACCATTTACTACTATGTGACGAGGACATCCCTGGAATCGATACAAATTATAAAATGAATCCGCCGCTAAGAGGCAAAGAAGACAGAGCAGCATTAATAGAAGGCTTACTTGACGGGACAATCGATTTCATCGCAACAGACCATGCCCCGCATACTGCAGAAGAAAAGGCACAGCCGATTGAACTTGCACCATTTGGGATTGTCGGATCAGAAACAGCCTTCCCGCTTTTATATACAAACTTAGTAAAAAAAGGAATCATTAGCTTACAGCAGCTTATAAGCTTCCTTACAAATAAACCAGCAGAAACATTTAAGCTGGATACAGGCACACTTGCAGTCGGTCATGTAGCAGACATCGTTATTGTAGATTTAGAAGATAGTGAGACTATCAATCCAGAAAACTTCTTATCTAAAGGAAGAAACACCCCATTTGCAGGATATGTTTGTCAAGGTTGGCCTGAAACAACAATCGTAGCTGGAAAAATCGCTTGGAGAAAGGAAAGTGTACACGCATGA
- the carB gene encoding carbamoyl-phosphate synthase large subunit has translation MSKRKDINSILVIGSGPIIIGQAAEFDYAGTQACMALKEEGYRVILVNSNPATIMTDTEMADSVYIEPLTLEFVSRIIRKERPDAILPTLGGQTGLNLAVELSEAGVLEECGVEVLGTKLSAIQQAEDRDLFRTLMNELGEPVPDSEIIHNMDEAKAFVEQIGYPVIVRPAFTLGGTGGGICNNDDELNEIVTSGLKNSPVTQCLLEKSIAGFKEIEYEVMRDSNDNAIVVCNMENIDPVGIHTGDSIVVAPSQTLSDREYQMLRNTSLKIIRALKIEGGCNVQLALDPDSFQYYIIEVNPRVSRSSALASKATGYPIAKLAAKIAVGLTLDEMMNPVTGKTYASFEPALDYVVSKIPRFPFDKFESAKRNLGTQMKATGEVMAIGRTFEESLLKAIRSLEAKVYHFALNDGENVSAELLEKRIRVAGDERLFYVAEAMHRGVSIETIHDWSKIDLFFLHKLEGIIKLEKELTKRPFDLEYAKTAKEKGFADIQLAKLWNTTELEIYNWRKDNKLVPVYKMVDTCAAEFESETPYYYGTYEDENESVVTDKKSIVVLGSGPIRIGQGIEFDYATVHSVWAIKEAGFEAIIINSNPETVSTDFSVSDKLYFEPLTIEDVMHIIDLEKPEGVVVQFGGQTAINLAAELANRGVKILGTSLEDLDRAEDRDKFEASLHTLGIPQPEGKTALTVEEAVKVAASIGYPVLVRPSYVLGGRAMQIVYKEEELIPYMEKAVIASPGQPILIDRYLTGKEIEVDAICDGVDVVIPGIMEHIERAGVHSGDSIAVYPPQSLSAEIKQTLIDYTTRLAKGLNIVGLLNIQYVVSKGEVFVLEVNPRSSRTVPFLSKITNVPMAKIATKVILGNSLKEQGYTSGLVEEQQGVFVKVPVFSFAKLRRVDITLGPEMKSTGEVMGKDVTLEKALYKGLIASGMKIQTFGTVLLTIGDKDKEEALLLAKRFVNIGYSLMATSGTAEFLQNNNIPVKVVDKIGGEGTTLIDVIRNGQAQFVINTFSKGSQPARDGFRIRRESVENGIPCLTSLDTAEAILRVVESMTFSAEAMTPAGKQMEAVLA, from the coding sequence ATGTCAAAGCGTAAAGATATTAACAGCATACTAGTAATAGGATCAGGTCCAATTATCATTGGCCAGGCAGCAGAATTTGACTATGCAGGAACACAAGCATGTATGGCACTTAAAGAAGAAGGATATCGTGTCATCCTAGTTAACTCCAATCCAGCAACGATTATGACAGATACAGAAATGGCTGACAGTGTCTATATTGAACCACTGACATTGGAATTCGTTAGCAGAATCATTCGCAAAGAAAGACCAGATGCAATCCTGCCGACACTTGGTGGTCAAACAGGCTTGAACCTTGCTGTCGAGTTATCAGAGGCAGGCGTCCTTGAAGAATGTGGTGTGGAAGTGCTTGGAACAAAGCTTTCCGCTATCCAACAAGCAGAAGACAGAGACTTGTTCCGCACCTTGATGAATGAGCTTGGAGAACCAGTACCAGACAGCGAAATTATCCATAACATGGACGAAGCAAAAGCGTTTGTGGAACAAATCGGTTATCCAGTTATTGTCCGGCCTGCTTTTACATTAGGCGGAACAGGCGGTGGAATCTGCAACAATGATGACGAGCTGAACGAAATCGTCACAAGCGGCTTGAAAAACAGCCCTGTAACACAATGTCTGCTTGAAAAAAGCATTGCCGGGTTTAAAGAAATTGAATATGAAGTAATGCGTGACAGCAATGATAATGCAATTGTTGTTTGTAATATGGAAAACATCGACCCTGTCGGCATTCATACTGGTGACAGCATCGTTGTAGCGCCAAGCCAAACGCTGAGCGACAGAGAATACCAAATGCTGCGCAATACATCATTGAAGATCATCCGTGCCCTTAAAATCGAAGGTGGCTGCAATGTTCAGCTTGCACTTGATCCAGACAGCTTCCAATACTATATCATTGAAGTAAACCCAAGGGTGAGCCGTTCCTCTGCACTTGCGAGCAAAGCAACAGGCTATCCAATTGCAAAGCTTGCAGCGAAAATTGCTGTTGGGTTAACACTGGATGAAATGATGAACCCAGTAACAGGCAAAACATATGCAAGCTTTGAGCCTGCACTCGATTATGTTGTCAGCAAAATCCCGCGCTTCCCGTTTGATAAGTTCGAATCTGCCAAAAGAAATCTAGGCACGCAAATGAAAGCGACTGGAGAGGTTATGGCAATTGGAAGAACATTCGAAGAGTCTCTTCTTAAAGCAATCCGGTCATTAGAAGCAAAGGTTTACCACTTTGCATTAAACGATGGCGAAAATGTCAGTGCTGAATTATTAGAAAAAAGAATTCGTGTCGCAGGAGACGAAAGATTATTTTATGTAGCAGAAGCAATGCACAGAGGGGTTTCCATTGAGACAATCCATGATTGGAGCAAAATTGACCTGTTCTTCCTGCACAAGCTTGAAGGCATCATCAAGTTGGAAAAAGAGCTTACAAAACGTCCGTTTGATTTAGAGTATGCAAAAACAGCTAAGGAGAAAGGCTTTGCCGACATCCAGCTCGCTAAATTATGGAACACAACAGAGCTCGAAATATATAACTGGAGAAAAGACAACAAGCTTGTCCCAGTCTACAAAATGGTTGACACTTGTGCCGCTGAATTTGAATCGGAAACACCATATTACTATGGAACGTATGAGGATGAAAACGAATCTGTTGTGACAGATAAGAAAAGCATCGTAGTTCTTGGTTCCGGTCCAATTCGCATCGGCCAAGGAATCGAGTTCGACTATGCGACAGTGCACTCTGTCTGGGCCATCAAGGAAGCAGGCTTTGAAGCGATTATTATTAACAGCAACCCAGAAACGGTTTCAACAGACTTCAGTGTATCCGATAAATTATACTTTGAGCCGCTAACAATAGAAGATGTGATGCATATTATTGATTTAGAGAAACCAGAAGGGGTAGTCGTGCAATTCGGCGGACAAACGGCAATCAACTTAGCAGCAGAGCTTGCAAATAGAGGGGTTAAAATTCTCGGTACGTCTTTAGAAGACTTAGACAGAGCTGAAGACAGAGATAAATTTGAGGCAAGCTTGCATACACTTGGCATTCCTCAGCCTGAAGGGAAAACAGCATTGACAGTAGAAGAAGCGGTAAAGGTTGCAGCTTCGATCGGCTATCCAGTTCTTGTTCGCCCATCGTATGTTCTTGGCGGAAGAGCAATGCAAATCGTATATAAGGAAGAAGAACTGATTCCATATATGGAAAAAGCAGTTATCGCAAGTCCCGGTCAGCCAATCCTGATTGACAGATATTTAACAGGTAAGGAAATTGAAGTCGATGCAATCTGTGACGGTGTTGACGTAGTGATTCCAGGCATTATGGAGCATATTGAAAGAGCAGGCGTTCACTCCGGTGATTCCATTGCAGTCTATCCGCCGCAAAGCTTGTCTGCAGAAATTAAGCAAACACTAATTGACTATACGACAAGATTAGCAAAAGGCTTAAATATTGTTGGACTTCTGAACATCCAGTATGTTGTGTCAAAAGGTGAAGTGTTTGTGCTTGAAGTGAATCCGCGCTCAAGCAGAACGGTTCCTTTCTTAAGTAAAATTACGAATGTCCCAATGGCGAAAATCGCTACAAAGGTGATTTTGGGGAATAGCTTGAAAGAACAAGGCTACACATCAGGACTTGTAGAAGAACAGCAAGGTGTGTTCGTGAAGGTTCCTGTATTCTCCTTTGCAAAGCTGCGCCGTGTTGATATAACACTCGGTCCTGAAATGAAGTCAACAGGAGAAGTTATGGGTAAGGACGTTACGTTGGAAAAAGCTTTGTATAAAGGATTGATTGCTTCAGGAATGAAGATCCAGACATTTGGAACAGTTCTTCTGACAATCGGTGACAAGGACAAAGAAGAAGCATTGCTGCTAGCGAAGCGATTTGTCAATATCGGCTATAGCCTTATGGCAACGAGCGGAACAGCAGAATTTTTGCAGAACAATAATATCCCTGTGAAAGTGGTCGATAAAATCGGCGGCGAAGGCACAACCTTAATCGATGTTATCCGCAATGGCCAAGCACAATTTGTTATCAATACTTTCTCAAAAGGAAGCCAGCCTGCACGCGACGGTTTCAGAATCAGAAGAGAATCAGTCGAAAATGGAATTCCATGCTTAACTTCCCTTGATACAGCAGAAGCAATTCTTCGAGTAGTAGAGTCAATGACATTCTCTGCAGAAGCAATGACACCAGCAGGCAAACAAATGGAGGCGGTCCTTGCATGA
- a CDS encoding carbamoyl phosphate synthase small subunit, translating to MKKQLILEDGTVFIGQGFGAESNSIGEVVFNTGMTGYQEILSDPSYCGQIVTLTYPLVGNYGINRDDFESIAPAINGFIVKEVCDFPSNWRNELSLDEFFKQKNIPGLAGIDTRKLTRIIRKYGTLKGAICSIEENVEEVIKQLQTSSLPTDQVQQVSTKKAYPSPGRGKRVVLVDYGMKHGILRELNQRDCDVIVVPYNATAEEILSLSPDGVMLSNGPGDPKDVPEAIEAIKGIIGKVPLFGICLGHQLFALASGANTEKMKFGHRGSNHPVKDLLTGKVSLTSQNHGYTVEEKSIEQTDLEVTHLALNDGTIEGLQHKQYPAFTVQYHPEASPGPEDANYLFDRFMSMILTHKEDGAAYVKA from the coding sequence ATGAAAAAACAACTGATTCTCGAAGATGGTACAGTATTTATTGGGCAAGGATTTGGAGCAGAATCCAATTCGATTGGAGAGGTAGTCTTTAATACAGGGATGACAGGCTATCAAGAAATTTTGTCAGACCCATCATACTGCGGTCAAATTGTAACATTGACATACCCACTAGTCGGCAACTACGGAATTAACCGCGATGACTTTGAATCCATTGCACCAGCAATCAACGGTTTCATTGTGAAAGAAGTGTGTGATTTCCCTTCAAACTGGAGAAATGAACTGTCACTGGATGAGTTTTTTAAACAAAAAAACATTCCAGGACTTGCAGGAATTGATACAAGAAAATTAACAAGAATTATCCGCAAGTACGGAACATTAAAAGGAGCTATTTGCAGCATCGAGGAAAATGTAGAGGAAGTTATCAAGCAGCTGCAAACATCAAGCTTGCCAACAGACCAAGTGCAGCAAGTGTCTACTAAAAAAGCTTATCCGAGCCCAGGCCGAGGCAAACGTGTCGTGCTTGTTGATTATGGCATGAAGCACGGAATTCTGAGAGAGTTAAATCAGCGTGACTGTGATGTCATTGTTGTTCCATATAATGCAACTGCAGAGGAAATATTATCTTTAAGTCCAGACGGGGTAATGCTGTCAAACGGCCCTGGAGATCCAAAGGATGTGCCAGAGGCAATTGAAGCGATTAAAGGGATTATCGGCAAGGTGCCACTGTTTGGAATATGCTTAGGTCACCAGCTGTTTGCCCTTGCAAGTGGTGCTAACACAGAGAAAATGAAGTTTGGTCATAGAGGATCAAACCATCCTGTTAAAGATTTGCTGACAGGCAAGGTTTCTTTAACATCACAAAACCACGGCTACACAGTGGAAGAAAAATCTATTGAACAGACAGACTTAGAAGTTACACATCTAGCATTAAATGACGGAACAATTGAAGGCTTGCAGCATAAACAGTATCCTGCCTTCACAGTACAATATCATCCAGAAGCATCACCAGGTCCTGAAGATGCTAACTATTTATTCGATCGATTCATGTCCATGATTTTAACACATAAAGAGGATGGTGCCGCATATGTCAAAGCGTAA